Proteins encoded in a region of the Trypanosoma brucei gambiense DAL972 chromosome 11, complete sequence genome:
- a CDS encoding expression site-associated gene (ESAG), with translation MCYRDAITTMEAVTFHSPPVPTNRSVPRMANNRRHAHIRKLLFAALVTTVVLMRTVRASDKVTVKVLNLMYNMKADVEIVNSLNAGLSASLATNSVEKASDFEISLQTPSSYNQTIEETFNDAVKNSKEQLLVIVGPLGNQNVLWIRDKLEEHDLVAFAPLSYSDEVRGWNPHFYYPSVEPKAELLALIRYVVVFLRLRRVGFMYLKGTNFGDSSYTFTEQVMSMMGYKLCGTFVIDGNVNERIGDDVFDREWEKFVKTRPQAVLLFGSPHDTTKKFIQYLVREDHHTADAFVLTTSSSQTFLLNTWKEALEETNTELKPGQLIITGTGPLGSDTRYKIIQRFREEMTKYLNANENWGGFAKPEHFDTNHNSGELMVLGWLAGEMLMRALVDSISLTNRTLFRLSLYNQRRYLIDDMVIGDFGGECGSAAQLQGAVCRCNQGGSVVYMKEVVEKYQFASLRRGFFLQKGSECGTLSVPLYAPMSSSIIMMADMENAHRANLRYYRGIFATFLRIFGEGRDRLYLHSLNSSYSGAAKDLIDTLDERIVSAVFGVVTNEVLTTPGVIFFDPMVVFPQVSTFKRNVIHFFPTLTQELYVLAQYFSRLTNHIAHTIIRSDEAAEVAEVLSMSLMTFGASLGSRVLLNEHVSDIHMEHLKHGGDVFILGLTTPDVKTISKYLDTHPQARVFITFTDLLLYYEELKLEFSVTANAKAQRLLFATSLPHWADNSSTSETIIAYHEAILDPSQWSPMSLRGFAIARVMQTLLLPMKKVSSSLLSDEIFWQTSFVVDDMRYGPFSDADCIANGVQLSGNCVWNYGATDISVWSFGRVLDPTLPVMQEPVTPSIVYKKIRVQLSSSQVVGIIIGLVFALLLFVTLGVALYCTISNKRDNELAPRQPTDPVTLIFTDIESSTAQWATYPDIMTEAVAAHHRMIRQLVLKHDCYEVKTIGDSFMIACQDPFKAVQLAADLQLMFLHNDWGTDALDNFYREFEETNAKEDNEYTSPTACLDSEVYCRLWSGLRVRIGIHTGLCDIRHDEVTKGFDYYGPTTNMAARTESVANGGQVLLTHATYMSLSESQRHQLDVTALGPVQLRGVPQPVQLYQLNAVPGRTFVALRLDHDYYFEDGNETTNSTSENSSSHVELSESAQMIMSSLQMLLATFKGQQREKLLMPYCERWRVPLPRTNTEEWNDEYCREVIHRIAAKVGRVADHYAGTHSNHSITTLSSTSVVIISDNKILLDED, from the coding sequence ATGTGCTACAGGGACGCCATTACAACCATGGAAGCTGTAACATTTCATTCACCACCAGTGCCAACCAACAGGAGTGTGCCGCGTATGGCAAATAACCGACGGCACGCACACATCCGCAAGTTATTATTCGCAGCATTAGTGACTACTGTGGTGCTAATGCGGACGGTTAGAGCATCCGACAAAGTTACTGTTAAGGTTCTGAATCTCATGTATAATATGAAGGCGGATGTGGAAATTGTAAACTCCCTCAACGCAGGTTTGAGTGCATCTTTGGCAACCAATAGTGTCGAAAAGGCATCTGATTTCGAAATTTCTTTACAAACACCATCATCTTACAATCAAACAATCGAAGAAACTTTCAATGATGCAGTAAAGAATAGTAAAGAACAGCTTCTTGTTATAGTTGGACCACTGGGGAACCAAAACGTACTTTGGATTCGAGACAAATTAGAGGAACATGATTTAGTTGCCTTTGCACCTCTCTCTTATTCTGATGAAGTTCGTGGGTGGAATCCTCATTTCTATTATCCAAGTGTTGAACCCAAAGCTGAGTTACTTGCTCTGATTCGTTATGTTGTCGTATTTCTTCGACTTCGACGCGTGGGTTTTATGTATCTGAAAGGCACAAACTTTGGTGATTCTTCATATACCTTTACAGAGCAGGTGATGTCTATGATGGGATATAAGTTGTGTGGTACATTTGTCATTGATGGTAATGTTAATGAGCGTATTGGAGATGACGTGTTCGACAGGGAGTGGGAGAAATTTGTGAAGACACGACCACAAGCCGTGCTGCTATTTGGTTCTCCACATGACACCACCAAAAAATTTATTCAGTATTTAGTGAGAGAGGATCATCATACAGCAGATGCCTTTGTACTCACTACGTCTAGTTCGCAAACATTTCTGCTGAATACTTGGAAGGAAGCTTTGGAAGAAACTAATACGGAATTAAAACCTGGTCAACTTATTATTACTGGTACTGGTCCACTTGGGAGTGACACACGATACAAAATCATTCAACGCTTCCGTGAAGAAATGACAAAATATTTGAATGCTAACGAGAACTGGGGTGGCTTTGCGAAGCCAGAACATTTTGACACAAACCATAACAGTGGAGAATTGATGGTTCTTGGGTGGCTTGCTGGAGAGATGCTTATGCGAGCATTAGTTGACAGCATATCATTAACAAATCGCACCTTGTTTAGATTATCACTTTATAATCAGCGCCGTTACTTGATTGATGATATGGTAATTGGTGACTTTGGAGGTGAGTGTGGCAGTGCTGCTCAACTTCAAGGCGCCGTGTGTCGTTGCAATCAAGGAGGAAGTGTAGTGTATATGAAGGAAGTGGTCGAAAAATACCAGTTTGCTTCGCTGAGGAGAGGGTTCTTTCTTCAAAAAGGTTCTGAGTGCGGTACCTTAAGTGTTCCTTTGTATGCCCCGATGAGCAGCAGCATAATAATGATGGCCGATATGGAAAATGCACACCGCGCTAACCTGAGGTACTACAGAGGTATATTCGCTACATTCCTCCGAATATTCGGGGAAGGTAGAGACCGACTTTATCTTCATTCCCTTAATTCTTCATATTCAGGAGCTGCGAAGGACCTTATTGATACATTGGATGAAAGGATTGTTTCTGCTGTATTCGGTGTTGTAACCAATGAGGTGCTCACCACACCGGGTGTTATCTTCTTTGACCCTATGGTAGTTTTTCCTCAGGTGAGCACATTCAAAAGGAATGTCATACACTTTTTCCCTACGCTCACCCAAGAACTGTATGTGCTTGCGCAGTATTTCTCACGTTTAACAAATCATATTGCTCACACTATAATTCGGAGTGATGAAGCAGCTGAAGTTGCTGAGGTACTGTCCATGTCACTTATGACTTTTGGTGCATCACTCGGGTCCAGAGTTCTTTTGAATGAACATGTTTCTGATATCCATATGGAGCACTTGAAACATGGTGGTGACGTGTTCATACTCGGACTTACAACTCCCGATGTGAAAACGATATCAAAATACCTTGACACCCATCCTCAAGCTCGTGTGTTCATAACATTCACGGACTTGTTATTATATTACGAGGAACTGAAGTTAGAGTTCAGTGTGACTGCAAACGCCAAGGCACAGCGCCTGCTTTTCGCCACTAGTTTGCCGCATTGGGCTGATAATAGTTCCACATCAGAAACTATTATTGCTTACCATGAAGCCATTCTCGATCCGTCACAATGGTCACCAATGTCACTCCGTGGCTTTGCCATTGCTCGAGTGATGCAAACACTTCTGTTACCCATGAAGAAGGTTAGCTCTTCCCTATTGTCTGATGAAATATTTTGGCAAACttcctttgttgttgatgataTGAGGTATGGGCCCTTTAGTGATGCTGATTGTATAGCCAACGGTGTACAATTGTCTGGTAATTGTGTTTGGAATTATGGTGCCACAGACATATCTGTATGGTCCTTCGGCCGCGTATTGGATCCCACCCTTCCTGTAATGCAGGAGCCGGTGACACCTTCTATTGTGTACAAAAAAATTCGTGTTCAGTTGTCATCCTCTCAGGTAGTTGGCATCATTATTGGTTTAGTTTTTGCgttattactttttgttaCCCTTGGAGTAGCACTATACTGTACCATCAGTAACAAGCGTGATAACGAACTAGCACCGAGGCAGCCGACTGATCCTGTGACACTTATTTTCACTGATATTGAAAGCAGCACAGCACAGTGGGCAACTTACCCTGATATTATGACTGAAGCTGTGGCAGCACATCACCGTATGATTCGCCAACTGGTACTTAAGCACGACTGCTATGAAGTGAAAACTATTGGTGATTCTTTCATGATTGCATGTCAGGACCCATTTAAGGCTGTACAACTTGCAGCAGACCTCCAACTTATGTTTTTACACAATGATTGGGGTACGGATGCATTGGATAATTTCTACCGTGAGTTTGAGGAAACGAATGCAAAGGAGGATAATGAATACACTTCTCCTACTGCATGTCTGGACTCTGAGGTGTATTGTCGGTTATGGAGTGGTTTGCGTGTACGCATTGGTATTCACACTGGGCTTTGTGATATTCGACATGATGAAGTTACAAAAGGTTTCGATTACTACGGTCCCACCACCAATATGGCAGCTCGCACGGAGAGCGTTGCCAATGGTGGGCAAGTATTACTAACACATGCAACTTATATGTCTTTAAGTGAATCACAGCGGCATCAACTTGATGTAACCGCGCTTGGGCCCGTTCAGTTGCGTGGTGTTCCCCAACCGGTACAATTATACCAACTTAATGCAGTACCGGGTCGTACCTTTGTAGCCCTACGCTTGGATCATGATTATTACTTTGAAGATGGGAATGAAACCACCAACTCCACAAGTGAAAATAGCTCATCACACGTGGAATTAAGTGAATCAGCTCAGATGATTATGAGTTCACTTCAAATGTTACTCGCAACATTCAAAGGTCAGCAACGTGAGAAACTATTGATGCCGTACTGTGAACGTTGGCGTGTACCGCTTCCTCGCACTAATACGGAAGAATGGAATGATGAATATTGTCGGGAAGTAATTCACCGAATAGCAGCGAAGGTTGGGCGTGTGGCGGATCATTACGCAGGTACTCACAGCAATCACTCCATCACCACACTAAGTAGCACGTCAGTGGTAATTATATCCGATAACAAAATTTTACTTGATGAAGattag
- a CDS encoding electron transfer flavoprotein, putative, with amino-acid sequence MLSRTVPGLFARCSVSRMKVMVGVKRVVDYTVKVRVRNNKIQTESLKMSINPFDEIAIEEAVRLKEKKIATEVIAVTVGNKKAEEALRVAMALGCDKAIHIITPDGANGEIESLAVAKLFKKLHEEFKPDLWILGKQAVDWDLGTTAQLLAGLLNVPQGTFASEINISRDGVIKVTREVDVGHQMVELQMPCVVSADLRLNTPRLPKLPNIMKSRKKPIDVRNVLEMGVDVTPRLICETVKEPPVRQVGMQVKTVEELYEKLHNEAKVI; translated from the coding sequence ATGTTATCTCGCACGGTTCCTGGACTCTTCGCGAGGTGCTCCGTCTCTCGTATGAAAGTAATGGTTGGAGTTAAACGTGTTGTGGATTATACGGTGAAAGTACGCGTGAGGAATAACAAAATACAAACCGAATCCCTCAAGATGAGTATAAATCCCTTCGATGAAATTGCCATCGAAGAGGCTGTGCggctgaaggaaaagaaaatagcaaCAGAAGTAATTGCAGTAACTGTTGGGAATAAAAAGGCCGAAGAAGCCCTCCGAGTTGCAATGGCACTTGGTTGTGACAAGGCCATTCACATTATTACACCTGATGGAGCTAATGGTGAAATTGAATCTCTTGCTGTGGCTAAGCTTTTCAAGAAACTTCACGAAGAATTTAAACCTGACCTTTGGATTTTAGGAAAACAAGCAGTGGATTGGGATCTCGGCACCACCGCACAACTACTCGCAGGTCTTTTGAATGTACCGCAAGGGACTTTTGCATCCGAAATTAATATCAGCCGTGACGGTGTTATAAAAGTTACACGCGAGGTGGATGTGGGACATCAAATGGTGGAACTTCAAATGCCGTGTGTTGTATCGGCTGACCTCCGTCTCAATACTCCGCGCCTTCCCAAACTTCCCAACATCATGAAGTCACGCAAAAAACCGATTGATGTGCGTAACGTACTCGAGATGGGTGTAGACGTGACCCCTCGTCTTATTTGTGAAACTGTAAAGGAACCACCAGTGCGTCAGGTTGGGATGCAGGTAAAAACAGTTGAGGAATTGTACGAGAAACTCCACAATGAAGCTAAAGTTATTTGA
- a CDS encoding elongation factor, putative: MTGHVKMAMRRLSCSVQPITFRNAVIVGLIRYIKFRQDVRNVAVIAHVDHGKTTLVDEMLKQSGTLVEARNRVMDSKDQEKERGITILAKNTAIILPSKGDEPQRRINIVDTPGHLDFSGEVERALQMVEGIILLVDAKEGVRPGTRYVLRKSLAMRLKPIVCLNKIDKDDTNIKKTEDGVQDLFLETAEDDSQLDMTFLYGSGRNGYMNDTPKKEGTLSPLFEKIFDVVPAPTEDDDAKLQLLVSQVEVDESTGHKTAIGRIFKGSVSVGDIVTVALEAEQVDALVKSIQLYVGMEKINVQTAAFGDICVLNLQEPIGQKVPVRIGSTVCSQGVVDRFPYRKPDEPTYSLVMQASEASWRKKEANEQLGTIAVLQKRLEREALVNTALQLVGLGSPHIKLMGRGPLHLSVIIEDMRREGYEFEVQAPRIVTKTINGEMCEPYERVTLEFRENLVGDMVSFFSSKMAEIGEITQLSDGRVCMECLMPVRLLSHVPLRFHTLTAGDGVLNHSFDSYKPMTAAETGRETGALVATEDGEVTDWSLAGQAQQGRFFVLPGDSVYYGQIVGENTKTLFQNLGINVCKRNEQLGGMRANANDKAGRRKSSYAATRATFEECIAWVTDEELVTVTPKSIRMRLPNFNGKTTMRNATKRK; encoded by the coding sequence ATGACAGGACACGTGAAGATGGCGATGCGGCGTTTGTCTTGCTCGGTGCAACCGATTACTTTTCGCAACGCTGTGATTGTTGGTTTGATTCGGTACATCAAATTTCGGCAGGACGTACGCAATGTGGCTGTCATCGCGCATGTTGATCATGGCAAAACCACATTGGTTGACGAAATGCTGAAGCAATCCGGAACACTTGTGGAGGCTCGCAACCGTGTGATGGATAGTAAAGACCAGGAGAAGGAACGAGGAATTACTATTCTTGCAAAAAATACTGCTATAATACTCCCATCGAAGGGAGATGAACCCCAGAGGCGAATTAACATTGTGGATACTCCAGGTCACTTGGACTTTTCCGGGGAGGTGGAGCGGGCTCTACAGATGGTGGAGGGGATTATTCTGCtggttgatgcaaaggaaggCGTACGACCCGGAACTCGTTATGTTCTTCGCAAGTCGCTTGCAATGCGACTGAAAccaattgtttgtttgaacaAAATTGACAAGGATGACACTAATATTAAGAAAACGGAGGATGGTGTTCAGGACCTCTTCCTCGAAACGGCCGAAGATGACTCTCAGTTGGATATGACATTTCTTTATGGTTCCGGTCGTAATGGGTACATGAACGacacaccaaaaaaagagggaactcTAAGCCCTCTTTTCGAGAAGATTTTTGACGTCGTTCCCGCACCCACCGAAGACGATGACGCGAAACTTCAACTGTTGGTGTCACAGGTCGAGGTTGACGAGTCCACAGGACACAAAACGGCTATCGGTCGTATATTCAAAGGATCCGTTTCTGTGGGAGACATTGTTACTGTTGCACTTGAAGCGGAGCAGGTCGATGCGCTCGTCAAAAGTATTCAGTTATATGTTGGAATGGAGAAGATCAATGTTCAGACGGCAGCGTTCGGTGACATTTGTGTGTTAAACTTGCAAGAACCCATTGGACAAAAGGTTCCTGTGAGGATTGGCTCGACGGTTTGCTCGCAAGGCGTTGTTGACAGGTTCCCATATCGTAAACCCGATGAGCCAACTTACAGCCTCGTTATGCAGGCCAGTGAAGCAAGTTGGCGCAAGAAAGAGGCAAATGAACAACTAGGGACTATTGCTGTTCTGCAAAAGCGATTGGAGCGCGAGGCGTTAGTAAATACGGCGTTACAACTCGTAGGCCTTGGGTCACCGCACATCAAGTTAATGGGGCGTGGACCCCTCCATCTTTCTGTTATTATCGAAGACATGCGTCGTGAGGGTTATGAGTTTGAGGTTCAGGCCCCACGCATCGTAACAAAGACCATTAACGGTGAAATGTGTGAACCGTATGAGCGTGTTACACTTGAGTTTCGGGAGAATCTTGTGGGTGACATGGTGTCGTTTTTTAGCTCAAAAATGGCTGAGATTGGTGAGATTACACAGCTCTCTGACGGTCGTGTTTGCATGGAATGTCTCATGCCTGTCCGACTTTTATCGCATGTGCCACTTCGCTTTCACACACTTACAGCAGGTGATGGTGTGCTAAACCACAGTTTTGATTCATACAAGCCAATGACTGCCGCTGAAACGGGTCGGGAGACGGGTGCTTTAGTCGCTACTGAGGATGGTGAAGTAACGGATTGGTCGTTAGCCGGGCAAGCTCAGCAGGGCCGCTTTTTTGTGCTTCCGGGTGATTCGGTTTATTATGGACAAATCGTTGGGGAGAATACCAAGACATTATTTCAAAATCTTGGGATAAACGTGTGTAAACGCAATGAGCAGTTGGGTGGGATGCGGGCAAATGCGAATGATAAGGCTGGTAGACGCAAATCATCCTATGCAGCAACACGTGCCACATTTGAGGAGTGTATCGCTTGGGTAACCGATGAAGAACTTGTCACTGTCACACCAAAGTCTATACGGATGCGATTACCTAACTTTAATGGTAAAACGACAATGCGCAACGCTaccaaaaggaaatga
- a CDS encoding DNA-directed RNA polymerase subunit, putative gives MGDVPDALRITPLKDRKSSVYLTKYEVARIIGERARQIVNGTSVLLESQNGCGTGNSLELAEGCADPFAASVDPIHITKLELLQGRIPMIVRRTWPDGRTENIPVNELKVDKMLLDVQH, from the coding sequence ATGGGAGATGTTCCCGATGCTTTGCGCATTACTCCTCTTAAGGATCGGAAAAGCAGTGTGTACCTCACAAAATACGAGGTGGCACGTATTATTGGCGAGAGGGCACGTCAAATTGTGAATGGAACGTCTGTTCTCCTGGAGAGTCAAAATGGATGTGGAACGGGAAATTCACTTGAGTTGGCGGAGGGTTGTGCCGACCCATTTGCGGCATCCGTCGATCCTATTCATATTACTAAGTTGGAGTTGTTGCAAGGGCGGATCCCCATGATTGTACGCCGCACGTGGCCAGATGGGAGGACGGAAAATATTCCGGTTAATGAACTTAAGGTGGATAAAATGCTGCTGGACGTTCAGCACTGA
- a CDS encoding ubiquitin carboxyl-terminal hydrolase, putative, producing the protein MTKTWLPLESNPDVLNEYLKSLGLTNPKVAFNDVFGLDAELLAMVPRPIYAMILLYPLSDGMESGDAAACLKQKSEIEQFMTTNKFFYSKQTISNACGTMAVLHAVLNNTDVVGDMLEGSPIATLLWSTKDKSPEENAKLIESDSLLDEAHALASASGVTDNQPLDADIDLHFTCFVKIGDRCVELDGRKPHPLLHGHCVDEESFVKSCVDAIKEKMGRDPQSPRFNIIALCESCE; encoded by the coding sequence ATGACCAAAACGTGGCTACCACTCGAAAGCAATCCCGATGTGTTGAACGAATATCTGAAGAGTTTAGGGTTGACTAACCCAAAGGTGGCATTCAACGATGTGTTTGGCCTGGATGCCGAATTACTCGCCATGGTCCCCCGACCGATTTACGCGATGATTCTTTTGTATCCATTGTCAGATGGGATGGAGTCTGGAGATGCTGCCGCTTGTCTCAAGCAAAAATCTGAAATAGAGCAGTTTATGACGACAAACAAGTTCTTCTACAGCAAACAGACAATTTCCAATGCTTGCGGCACCATGGCTGTGCTCCACGCCGTTCTCAATAACACGGATGTTGTGGGCGACATGTTGGAGGGAAGCCCAATTGCTACACTTCTGTGGAGTACGAAGGATAAATCCCCcgaggaaaatgcaaaactAATCGAATCAGATTCCCTGCTTGACGAGGCACATGCATTGGCGTCAGCATCAGGTGTTACCGATAATCAGCCTCTCGACGCAGATATCGACCTTCATTTTACCTGTTTTGTAAAGATAGGTGATCGCTGTGTGGAACTTGACGGAAGAAAGCCTCATCCACTTCTTCATGGCCATTGCGTGGACGAGGAGAGTTTTGTAAAGTCATGCGTGGATGCGATTAAGGAGAAAATGGGTCGGGACCCACAATCTCCTCGGTTCAATATTATTGCACTGTGTGAGTCTTGCGAGTGA
- a CDS encoding mitochondrial carrier protein, putative, whose protein sequence is MHDGNFLKEVTAGSVGGALATIVEYPLDTIKVRLQDDPHRYRGSLSCIIEITRSEGIFGGFFRGLPLPVIGAAVENATLFATYREAIGPAQDLFYRKRCEPDTEPYLAVFTAAAIGGIVVSHVLTPAELIKCKMQVQNTLPEEKRIYKNSAHCVTSIYRSSGIRGLFKGHVSMIMREALGCGMYFSTFQLVIRNMLQEGQVFTDASPFVHFLGGGCAGVVFWTSIYPIDVLKTKVQTNRSEYGNLSITQGLMRLYKIEGMRGLIRGYGVTAIRAFPGNAVLIAAYEQVNRIFEAQGSTNKLLCVCSGLNG, encoded by the coding sequence ATGCATGATGGAAACTTTCTGAAGGAGGTTACTGCGGGTTCAGTTGGTGGCGCACTGGCAACTATAGTGGAATACCCACTGGATACCATAAAAGTGAGACTGCAGGACGACCCACACCGTTACCGTGGGAGTTTGAGCTGTATCATAGAGATAACTCGCAGTGAGGGCATTTTTGGTGGTTTTTTTAGGGGACTTCCATTACCCGTGATTGGTGCAGCTGTGGAAAATGCCACTCTCTTCGCTACATATCGCGAAGCCATAGGCCCGGCGCAGGATCTCTTTTACAGAAAGCGGTGTGAGCCTGACACGGAACCTTATCTTGCTGTTTTTACAGcagctgccattggtggtatCGTAGTATCGCACGTGTTAACACCTGCAGAGTTGATTAAGTGTAAAATGCAAGTGCAAAACACACTCCCCGAGGAGAAACGCATATATAAAAACTCTGCACATTGTGTCACCTCCATTTATCGAAGTTCCGGAATCCGGGGGCTCTTCAAGGGACATGTATCCATGATCATGCGGGAGGCACTTGGCTGTGGAATGTATTTTTCTACCTTTCAATTGGTTATTCGGAATATGTTGCAGGAGGGGCAAGTCTTCACTGATGCTTCGccttttgttcattttctcGGGGGTGGTTGTGCCGGTGTCGTTTTCTGGACGTCTATTTACCCAATTGACGTCCTTAAAACTAAAGTACAGACAAATAGAAGTGAATACGGTAATCTTTCCATCACTCAGGGTTTGATGCGCCTGTATAAGATAGAGGGAATGCGCGGACTCATACGTGGCTACGGCGTTACGGCTATTCGTGCTTTTCCCGGTAATGCGGTACTTATCGCTGCTTACGAACAAGTAAATCGAATATTTGAGGCACAGGGGTCCACTAATAAACTTCTTTGTGTGTGCAGCGGTTTGAATGGATAA